The Osmerus eperlanus chromosome 1, fOsmEpe2.1, whole genome shotgun sequence genome includes the window AGGACTTGAAATATAGTGTGTCCAGCTCGGAGGATAATATTCTTATTACCTCACTCAATCACACAATTCTGAGCCAAGTGGAACATGCTGCATGAGGAACAGGCTAAACAATTGTGGTTTGGTTAGCCTACAGTTACAAATGCTTCATTCTGTGAATCTCTTTACTTGTTGAGATTGACAGACTGAATTAACTGAATTATCTTCTGTTATCGTTAGGAACTTAACTCTATTAGTAACACCTATTATTTGTAATACCTCTTTTATAATTGCTTTTCAATAGGTCCAGTACAAAACCAGAGGCGACTCACCACCAATGAAAGGTTATTACATCAAACGCATGTCCCATAAACCCTAAGGACCAATGTTCCTTCTATTTTAAAATCGGCATACGATATGCTATATACCTGCACACAATTCCACATCTTACTTTATTTGCAAGTAAGTTTGCTTGTTACCGTTCAGGTATTTCTACGATACATCTTATTCCAATTTGCTAAGAAAGTCCAACAGTGCTTGGTGGAACTCACGAGGCTTGTCCATGTAGCAGGCATGGCGTGCGCCCTCTAGCTTGAGCACAGAGTGATTTGGGAGCTGAATAAGATTCTTGTGGGACTGGGCCCCTAGATTGGTGTCAAGCGCCCCAAATACAATCAGAGTAGGAGTCTGAAAATAAAAAGGCTCCATTAGCATATGTACATTAATTATATATTTACAATCATTTGTTGTAACTTACAGTGACCGTATACACTCAAACTGTGATAACAAGCATATACATTGTGAACCTTGAAAAATAGTGTCTCGTGGAGGCTGCCCACTAGAGTGCATCATCCAGTTTAGTTTAACACTGTTATTTTCTATTCAATAatttagcttttttttttttttttttttacaaattattAATTTATGTTCATATAAGCCTATCAAATGTTGTGTAGATGATGAAGAAAGAGGTAGCTAGTGAAAATGAGCCAGATTCTTGCTACAATTGCAATAAAGATAGTGAATTGTGCCCTTTTGCTTTCATAGAAATTGAAGTTGTACAGATCCTGCATACTCTCAGTCTCTTATTAGCTTTTACGGTTTCATTATGCATTGGAAATATAATTGCTACATTTTGAGCATCCTCAATCTTCACATTTGCAGGATATCTCACCTGGATGCCCTGGTACTGTTCAGGAGTATAACTACGTGTTCCTACAGGTGCAATGGGTATGAAGCCATGCAGCTGCGCGCTGTGCTTCATGAGGAAGGGTATTGAGTAGTGTCCACTCATAGAAGGACTCAGCAGCACTGCTGTTCTAACACCCAGTGCCTCCATAAACTTCCAGAGAAGATCCACCCGATTCTGATCAGTCTTAACAGCATCAGAATCCGGTGAATTTCCAAATCCTGTATTGGTCAGACAGAATGAAAAAGTGGCAGATAAATCACAATTAAAATAATTCACTAGGCCAGGCATGTTATGTTCAGTTCTATTCTAATCAATGAAAACAGGAACAAGTAGTTATTTGATTTTGTACTGCATGAATAATAGGGGACTTACATGAAGATCCTAATGCGTCTTCAAAGCTATTTACTGCTTTAAAACACTGTCCCTTGTGACTAAATACTGTATTACTGTTGGAACATGGTTAGAATTTCTGGtctaactaaatgtacttttaacaTATCACTTCGGATAAAAGTCTACAAAATGTTAAGACTGTTGTCATTGTGTTAGAAGAATGTGACTGGCACTTCTACCTGGAAGGTCCATTGCCAACGCTTGATATCCATTAGAGGCCAACAAGGCAAGCGTTCCAAGTTCTTCCCAGGTTTTAGAGGAGAAGGCCTGGCCATGAAGAAGGACAATTTGTAGCCTGTATTCAAAAAAGCAAGTACATGATTCAAACTAATTGGAACATTTGCTAATTTagtggttgtggttgttgaTATATTTGACAGTTGGAGAAATCTCAGATCTTACATAAGATGTAGTTTGAAAGAAATTATGTAAAACTTAAACTATCAGACATAGAAAGTTGTAGTAGGGAAATCAACCTCTACACTGAAAACAACTGTGAAGAGTAGGCTAGGTAATGGAATAGGCTGCAGGACCGAAAGTCAGTTCTGGTGATGGTCAGTTTACCTTGGAAGAATCTGCCTACCAGCTACATCCATGGGCAAAGCTTCCCGAAAGAATAGTGGGGGGTCCCCAGGTAAATGCCCTGTGCGAATGGACACATTGATAGatggcggaggagggggagaggcgacCGCAAGCCCCATTCTTTGGACATCAAGGGAGGGTTCCATGCTGCCCTGTCGGATAGATGGCAGCAGCAGGTACAGCAACACCGTAGCCACTAACACCAGCCCGAGCACAACAAGACGATTACGCAGGAAATTCATTTCAGCGAGATGACCTGGGTAGGGAAAGCAGAAGTGTATTAGATAGTTAACTACGTCATTATTTACATACGGTTATCCATCATTTAGCTACATTCTGTCGCTTGTTGGTAATGGCTTCCTTAGCTGCTTCAACACGTCTACCAGTAGTTAGCAACGTTTACAACATGATCAAATACAAGTTAGAACAACGCGATAAATGATTTTTTCAGATTTATCGGAAGACAGGAGTTGAGGATGGGGCTAGTTAGTGGGCTAGTATTAAAACTAAGCAATGTCAATGACGCCAGGTAATGATAACTTAAGCAAACATACATCGACAACAGGACTGGATAACTGGTCTCTGATATTTTTAATCCATTGGGTCCATTGGTTTTCTAGATAGTTTGCTATTACTTGTCCATTGAATCTCACGTCAGAGGATTAACTAGCAACCCCCTTAACTAGCAAGCTATCGACGTTGACGCGTCTGTAAACAGCTCCCACGTGTGACAGTGGAAGGCAAAGGGAACTGTTCTAGCGCACAAAGGTTCCGCGTTCCCATAATAAAGTATTGAGCAGATTTCTTAGTCAGGAGTCACTTTATTCAAAAAGAAGAGTAGGCCTACTTGTAattttaaataaaacatttcttcCTTGTTTGAAAAGGTGTAAGATATCGACATGTTTACCATTAAGACACGAGATAGTCAAAAGAAAAGTCCCCTCTTTATTTGATATTATGACAACGAGTGAACAATGACAGAAAGCAGGACCGGGCGAGAGGGTAGTAACTGTATAGGGGATCTTGTGAAGCTGAGGCTTTAGTCTGGTTTTAGTTATGAAACAGGGCTTTCTCTGTCTTCCCAAGCCCATAATATTGCTTTTGGCACTGTgagatgacccccccccccccccccccatataaaCGGAAAATATGCTGTGAATATGTGAAATTTAAAAGAGACATTCAATTGGTGACAGCAGCAACAAGAAATGATATAGGCTACACATGGcatgatttttgattttcaagcAAAACCGTATTAAACATGACTGGTTTTACTATAGGTATGGTTTTACTATTTAAACCTCATAAATCCACTCCATAattgattattttttttaaatccacatTTTATAAATATTGTAATTCAATTACAAATCAGGAACTGCATCCAAGCATAGGATACAGAAGCCATGTTTGAAACATAAATAAAGCAGGCAATAACACAAAGGACTGAATATTTAACAGTTTTGGTTTCACGCAACACAATGACAAAATGGCATAAACCAAAGTTACTGTAGTGACTGTAAGCTCAAGTTTGGTTTATCCTGATATCCAAAATGTATACAACTATGAAAAGCAGACAAGAGTAACACTACACTCTTATTCCTAGACAGAGTACTGTAACACTGGTGAAAGATGGATACATAGCTGCAGAATTCTGGACACAAGTTTCATATTCAGTAAACATGAAAAGCCCATTGCAGCATAAAAGGCGCACAAACTGTTAAAACACTGTGTAGAAGGCTTTTTTTTATAACCCataaaacactgtaaatgcactgTATGCAtttcatgataaaaaaaaaaaacgagtgTGATGTCTTACTTAAAAACGTAAAATCTAGTAATCCAAtccacaaaatgtaaatgtcttccaTATAACACACATCATGCAGAGGTCAAGCATGTATGAAGCTTCAATAGAAAAGTACTTCCAGTTTTCTTTCTTCTACTGCTAGAGGACAGTCAATGACCAATGAAAATGCTAAATGATTAGAATAAGGCAGTGTTGACAAAAAGTCTGTCTCTTACTGATTACAATTTGCGTGGGAGAGCCGAGAGAGGTAGTATAATAGCACAGTTCACTTCAAATGAAAGCTTCACAGTGGCAAAGGCACCTCTACAATTGCAGCATTTCTGTGTAACCTATTGCATTTGCTACTGCTTTGACATGTTAACATTCAACAAACCCACTGCAACAAACTTCCACCAGTAGCATCATACACTTAGACCTCCAGGTTTCCATCCACctatttaagacaagaaaatgACATCTGAAATCAGGTGAATGGAAACTAGGCTACTGGCACACAAAACATCCAGACATTTATTTTAAATCTTCATTCCTTAAGTTTGCATGTTTTACATGTTACAATATGGATCAATACATTTCCTTGCCAGAAATAAGTCATCATTGTCCTTTGTTCCTACTACTGTATACATAATAAGCCAAGCTCTAGTAATTGCTCTTAACCTTCCATGTTGTTTATCATGTCTTGAGAAATTAGTTTAACCTCATTAACCTCTCCTTTCCCACTGAGCCAGCTGTGAAACCTCAGTGTCCTCTGCTGTATGGTTCGGCTCTCCATCATTGTGCAATAGAACTTCTGAAGCCAGGCTGCATCagtgtagcagggtgaggagtcCCAATGGTATTATTAAAGTTAGGGACCAGACAGTTAGGATGGGTGAAGCTCCATTCTGGCCCTGCTCTTTCTGAGCACAGCCTTCGCCCCTGTACCCACTGTAGCACTGACACTGAAAGTGGGTACGGTAAAGTGCCAGCTCCTCTGGCCCAAGTTGGCCTGTGACTCTCAGGCTGCTGCCCTGGCTGCTGATGGTGTGGGATAAGGGGTTAAGGTGCAGGTACACATCGCTTTCTGAGTGTTTGCGTAGACAGCGGCCATGGTAACCACACAGCTTCTGACTACATAGTCCTGCTGCTGTGGAAACATTGAGTAGGTACCGACCCAGCGGCCCCCCCAAGTACTCATTGAGGCTCGAGCAGCTGGCCTGTAGACAAACACAAATGTACAGAGTTAGTAAATTAAAAACATCCAAACAAAGAGACAAAGCAAAACAGACAGATTGGAAGATAATGGATGCATAAGAGTAGAGATGACATAGGCAGGCTTGTAGCCTCTCTACTACAGATGCCAATTAAAGTCAAGACACATACCTTACTTCTGGTATAGGTGGAGTCTCCCCAGAAGATCACCCCAGCTGCTCCTAGTGCAACACTCTCGCCAATAGTGGACACCAGGTCTGTCTGCAGACACAAAAAAAGGATTGACAATTCAATCCATAGGACAATTATTTTACTCCAACACAGcgtacccctcctctcttccaacAACATGTCTCTTGCcattcccctctcctcagcACCACACCTGTACTGGTTAAGTCTTTCACCAGTTCTTACCATTTATAATATAGGCTTGCATAACAATAGTACTGCAGTAAAATCTGCAAGCTCTCTCTCCTGCGCTCTCAGACAGGTGTCCAAGCGGAAAGGGCTCCAGTAAGAAAGTAAACATTGACGCCCCCGCTGCTTGACAGCAGCTCATTCATCCACAGTTGCCCACAAAAACCTCTGAAAGTTTTGAGTGTTCATTCAAGCTATCTCATTTACAATTCAGATACTGTAGAACTGATTCATTCTTGGAAAACTATGCCAAATAATACATTATGACAATTTCATGTTTATTCCAGTTCGGTAGagtattaaatatatataagatGTAACCCAATGTTTTTACACACATTACTATTACAGCCAAAAATAACACTACAGGCATTCTGGTGTGTATGCCCCTGGGTAGGCCTAATGCTATTTGATGTAGATGTAGTTGAGCCATATTTAGGTTTAGAGGGAAACAGAGGCCACTCTTGTTGAGCTGACCACATGCAACAGGAAGAAAGTAAatagaaaatgtgtgttttctaTATTTAATCATTTTAGACATAATTGTGTTGACAGATTTTCATTCAGGTATGCCATAGTCCTAAAGCCATTAAGCCACATGTTGTACATGCTAGTATCTGCAGTACTGGCAGAAGTTTGTAGGTAGATAAAATGCACCCTAttgaaaaatataaaaacacacactggaAACTGTTTGCATTGAGCAAATTAGATCCAACAACGCTCTCAATTGATCAATATTTTAAGATATATTTGGTAAAAGGTTTTATTCTTCAGTATCATCTCTTTCAGCAGGCCACGTAACACCATGCATTTTAAGTTAGAAACAAGAAAAGTGTATTAAACAGTCAATTTCATCCTTTTGTGTAATCTCACCTCACTTAGTCGTGTCGGCTCATTGGAATATGTGGGCCGGGTGTAGACAAAGACAGGACGTGCCAATCCATCCCCCACAGACGCTAGACGCATCCCCTCTTTCACCCTATTGCGGACAAACTGACGTCCAAAAGTGGTGGAGCGCAGCATAGTACTCAGGTATACAGACGGGAAAAGGGCTGTGCTTTCAGTCCACAGCCAGGTAAGTTGGTCATTGCGGCCCATCTCCACGTCAGGACAGCGACCAGTGTAGTTCAGTAGACCACTCCTGTAATCATGGTTGTAGCAGTCTGGGAAGAGGTAGAACCCCCACAGCTGGTTGGGCCGTAGGCTTTTGGCTAGTCGCAGGGTCTCCAGCATAAACCTACGGGCTGACAGCTCAAACTCTTGCTGACCCACTCTGCCCACCTGCTCAGGGAGCCAGTCTGGGTTTTTCTGTGCAACCAGTTGACGAGATCTGTTTCTGTACACGTCCTTCACATCCCAATTACGAATCCACAGAGGACGCCATTCCTCCCAGTCAATGACAGCAAGTCCTTTGGCGCCTGTCTCACGTATGTATTTTTGCACACCTTCAGGCATCTTTTCATGATGCTCTGTGAGACTGGCAGCCTGTGGTAGGCCTCCATTCACTGGAGTGCCATCTAGATTATAATAAGGATATAACCCCAGACGGTCTTTATAAAAGATTGTGAGATTCTGCCGAACAAACCCCTCATTAGGTGAGGCGACAATCTGGAACTGTTCCAATGGGAAATGAACACCATGCCGTGGGCCACAATCCTCTGTTGGTGCATTCCATGCAAGGAGCACAGGCTTTTGGGGAAATAGTGGCCATCTAGTTGGCTTTAGCTCTTCAGCAAGGAGGACATTCCAAGGGGCGAGTATAGCCAGAAGCAACCAGGGCAGCAGGCCAACCAGGGCTGAGAAAGGGTATAATGCAACACCCATGACCATCTGccctgggaggtggggggagacagaaaaTAAGAAAGAAAATACACTTTATAATACTATATTCTACTTAATTTCATCATCCATATGTATAGTTACACCAAACAAAAGGGCAGATCCTCCCCAAATGTCAAATTTAGGAGCTCAACAGTGGTCATTGCCAAGACCACACCAGGCGCCTTATTCCATACAGTATCAACTTTAAACCCAATTGAAGACATAGGTTACATTACTTTTTAATATCACGACATTAAGTTGAGCCCATGTGTTGTACAATTATTTTTCATGTTCAGATTTACATTGTTGTGAAACTAAATAGTTTTGGTAATGCTACCAAATGCTAGGAAGGCTAACGTGGCTTGCTAGCTTTGGACGATGATTGGTGCTAACGATTACAGTTTGCTAGTGCTACCCAGTTAAGTAACGCGAGCTAGCATAGACAGCATGCTTAATAAACCGACAGGAAATTAAAAAAATGAGTACTGGCAGTCTGGCACAAATCCAAGACCGTAAACTTTAAAGTATAATAACGTAAGTAGATAGCTAACCAAAGCAACTACTTTTGTAGCATACAAACCAGAACAGCATGACACTATCTTTAGCTACAAATAATACATTATAAATCCAGCAGACAGGTGAAAGTGTTTGTCAACTACAAGCTAGCAGCGGCACATAGATCATGGCTAGCAAGTATTAAATAACAAGTATTTAGGTAACTTTTAGGATACTTTTTGGTCCCACTTACTCTgacctgctgctgtgctgttgtTTTGAGGGAGAGAATCTCAGGACACCGGTTTATTCGATTCGTGGGGGGTcaaataaataactaaatggAAATAAATTCCCACACATGCACCTTTGTATCCAAGCATGATGGATCTATTCCGATACATCCTTTTAAGCTTGCCTATCCATCAAATGTTCTCTCTGTATATTCCTCCCTCCGTGGCATCTTCGGCGAAATTTTCG containing:
- the abhd14a gene encoding protein ABHD14A, translated to MNFLRNRLVVLGLVLVATVLLYLLLPSIRQGSMEPSLDVQRMGLAVASPPPPPSINVSIRTGHLPGDPPLFFREALPMDVAGRQILPRLQIVLLHGQAFSSKTWEELGTLALLASNGYQALAMDLPGFGNSPDSDAVKTDQNRVDLLWKFMEALGVRTAVLLSPSMSGHYSIPFLMKHSAQLHGFIPIAPVGTRSYTPEQYQGIQTPTLIVFGALDTNLGAQSHKNLIQLPNHSVLKLEGARHACYMDKPREFHQALLDFLSKLE
- the LOC134026592 gene encoding hyaluronidase-2-like, with the translated sequence MVMGVALYPFSALVGLLPWLLLAILAPWNVLLAEELKPTRWPLFPQKPVLLAWNAPTEDCGPRHGVHFPLEQFQIVASPNEGFVRQNLTIFYKDRLGLYPYYNLDGTPVNGGLPQAASLTEHHEKMPEGVQKYIRETGAKGLAVIDWEEWRPLWIRNWDVKDVYRNRSRQLVAQKNPDWLPEQVGRVGQQEFELSARRFMLETLRLAKSLRPNQLWGFYLFPDCYNHDYRSGLLNYTGRCPDVEMGRNDQLTWLWTESTALFPSVYLSTMLRSTTFGRQFVRNRVKEGMRLASVGDGLARPVFVYTRPTYSNEPTRLSETDLVSTIGESVALGAAGVIFWGDSTYTRSKASCSSLNEYLGGPLGRYLLNVSTAAGLCSQKLCGYHGRCLRKHSESDVYLHLNPLSHTISSQGSSLRVTGQLGPEELALYRTHFQCQCYSGYRGEGCAQKEQGQNGASPILTVWSLTLIIPLGLLTLLH